ACCTCGTACTGAGCCGAACCGAGGACGGCCGCGTCATCCGTCGGATTCGACGTGGCTGTCGAGTGCGGGGCCGGGGCGCAGCACGCCGTTGACGATCGCGGTGATCGCGAACTCGCTCGCCTCGCCGAGATCGATCGAATCGGGATCGAGCAGCCACTGGAGCTGCAGCCCGTCCATGACCGCGAGGATCGAGGCGCTCGCCGTTGCGATCGTCGAGCGATCGGTGATGCCCTCGTGAGCGCACAATTCCTCGAACGCCGCTCGTACTTCGCCGCGAAGGGTGCGGAACCGATTCTGGAAGTACTCGCGTGCGGGGTGGTCGTCGGTCACCGACTCGGATGAGAGCACGGCGTAGACCTGCACGATGCCGGGACGGAGAGCATTCGCGTACGCCGTG
The Protaetiibacter sp. SSC-01 genome window above contains:
- a CDS encoding TetR/AcrR family transcriptional regulator, coding for MTRSSTGATRSRPETARKRTEILQAAIETFGAKGSTNGTLADIAEQVGMTHAGVLHHFGSKQKLLLEVLTYRDESDVAELVDQHIPGGPELFRHLVRTAYANALRPGIVQVYAVLSSESVTDDHPAREYFQNRFRTLRGEVRAAFEELCAHEGITDRSTIATASASILAVMDGLQLQWLLDPDSIDLGEASEFAITAIVNGVLRPGPALDSHVESDG